gtaactacacaagacacaattgaagcaaagatgatttgattcactcgaatcggttcatgaactttaatagccaaggtttgcaaatgcattccttagtcttttaagattaagttcaaaaatcatctttagatatataaccttctcaagttcgcagactaggttcgcggacttaagacaccggatagagtttacaaactccagcagaaattctcgggttcgagaactacgccagttcgcggactgggttcgcgaacttgggtcacgcaagtagtttttcaactccagcagaaattttcgggtttgagTACTTCgggagttcgcagactgagttcgcggacttggcacttgccattcttccgtttctcttgatcaacaaagttcgaaaacttcggttcgaggaatccattggttatgtaatctaaactctcattccaatcattgaaacattcttagaggacgttatacagtttttacactatttctcgtcaaagcaattttcaaagtgattggaacattcatgactttcatcactaggtaaagataaacttggtcgaagcgaaaagcttaccaacacatatttcgagatatagataggcgaggtatactcggctcgaaataccaaatatgtatgatctagtctatatatatagcatacgacttttgtctcaaagagtaggagataaaatagatatacttttgagtgacagataagttcaagtctccacataccttttttcgagaagttccaccggttccttgagtagatcttctacttgtatgatgaatcgccatgaattccttgagctcaactacacttactatcctagtccgagacttagctataagagactagaaatcaagacttagtgctctaacattgacaaacatgcttgagatagcaacgcatgcgagtttgaccgagcagtgctctaacagttatgttttcaatatgcacgatttgaaagatacgttagggaatgaaacatttcaagtcaaatattattaacctcaagtggaaggatgatttttgtcgttgtagctccttgcttcttcacatcttcaagtcttcgcaatacttgtaatgtttcatatcctaatactttcaagctaaccaatatgaagtttaactctagtacataatcaagcgactcttaaaatgagttttgatccactaaaatatgacaaccaaacttgaaataccaatgcttggtgggttcaaccgagccatgctctaacaatctccccctttgtcaattttagtgacaaaactcttacatcatatggataaacaaattacaataattcatcacaatccgcttgattcccgattcaacagcacagtgaaactgcttacattcagtccttgaaaatgtcgttgttgatattataataacaaatcaaatactccccctaaggaagataggtagatattcaatccgcacgtctttgttataccactcatatgacatgttactccctcttagtttgtgctttcactctttcgttagataaacacattcaagtaccaatattCTTTTCCccagcgatgccaatcaatataaaatatcaatgccagcatcacctttttactccatatatttctctccctttttgtcacaaaaatgacaaataaacgaaaaaataaaggacaacacgaaaagaatcttacaaatctcataatagacttgcaaacctgtagagttaggcacgcgggttccacacatcatgttctgataaccaatatcaaaactgaaactacaagtagtcttattttgatatgttaccaaggaaacaattgtccgaaataatttttccaatttagtttagcaaaccaaaaacaactaagcatattggttcctttgctaaaccgattgttcaaaaacaaccgcttaattcgataagaccagaataaagaataaactccatttttctcatcaggttctaattatccataaacttagacctttcaattttaaacaagacaagtactaggttagttaactagtatttcttgtttaggcattcgattagacttgaataaccgaaacctcacttcgataagtctaactacgatcagaattaacttagtttcttatccggaatcgaattggactaaacaactcatcccgtacacatattatttctttaatccataaataattcatgcaaaccgaaataaatcaacttgcataattattcacctcaaccggaagcaattgaaacaacatagacattataagcaccgcaattgcaccgtaattttgtaagcctaaacgattgatatcatacaaaagaaagataacaataggttttcttaaccggaaccaattgatacacacatccacacacacatcatggaataaatatcaattgaacctaaattttgttaagcaaaagcaacaaatatatataatataaactcaggcttttcttaaacaggaaaacaattaactaacaagattgttacctcaaattttgcatccagttctccaatatgattgcatcttcgtccagggagaattgatatcaaaatatcacCATGTTGTCATACTTATGTgtgaacaaaataataacaacacacctcaacctttgccagagaaaggttgaaaaccggttttaacaattgcaagcaaaagttgaaaaccgtcgaaacacatatgcttttatgctaaaccaaaaccgattcaacatattgtgactttttcacatattgtttctatcagaacccctcataatcctttgataaagcctacctactagggctagaacttaatcccgctaaatcaaaaagtcacccaaaccatgagggttcacaatatatgagatcgaatattaaggtagtaaaaccgaaatcaaacatcccataaacatacatagcaataaggtaaaagcaattaagcacaggctatgtaaaccaaaagttatcacaagaaaaattactaatcagaTAATTTTATTCATGGTAGACTTTACAGAAAGTAGCCTAGTTTCAAATAAGAATCTAATTTTATCTTTGCATTGCATGCCTTACTGGAAAACTCCTTTAGAAGAATCTcaatatttctttcttcttctttagagTACTCTAAATTTCTTCTAAATTCTCCAAGGTCTTCAGGCCATCTATATTTTGCTATAGAATCTTTGTATCCAGCGATACTTGTCTTAGCATAAAGAAGATCATCCTTAAGAAGATCTTTTCTCCCAATGAGTTCCATTGTTCCCTCAAACAAATTCTGAGCCAAAATTGTTGAAAGTGTAGTCTTGATAGGAAAGGAACAATAACCGGAACAGATTCCATATATCATTTTCTCATAATATGTGCAACTAGACTCAAGAGTCCTTTCAATCTTTTCTACACAAAAATCACAGACAACATCATACCTTTCTTTTCCTTCTGCCATTAAAGGAATCATGAACAGAATTTTCGAACGAGGCAAGGTAATACAAGAGCTAATTATTTCCGAAACTTCTCTTGTCAGGTCTTCCGTATTTTCTTCAATTGGAGAAAGAATTGTAATATTATATTACAAAGTGGTCAAAACCGGacctatttatttttcttattttagactAAAAAGGAAGGTAATTTCTTTGATTccgaagaataaccttttccttACAGAAGTGAGGAAACAATTACTATAGTTTGAGAGGTTTTAGAAACCTGTTCGATCCCTCCTTTGTTTTTCTACTTTGTAGTAAATCATCAAAAGATGTTTTCACATTGATATCACTGGATATCTCTAGATCCTGTTTGAGTCTAGATACTAGAATTTCATAGTCATCTTTGTTTAGGATTAAAACAAGATTGTTCCTTTTAGACTTTTTTCTAGATGACCTTCCTTTTGATACCTTCTCAGATTTTGGTATCAATGTGTAAGTAGACTTTGAAGGAATGTTATTCATTTCTAGAAACATTGCCTCTTTCCACCTTGAAACATCAGATCTCATGTCCTTATTGGAAGAGGGATTACCCCTTACATTATTTCTCCTTTTAGGAAGGTTTCCTTTTGGacatgattttgaatttttgtaaaAATTCGTTTGTCTCATTGGACAATGGTGATTTGGGAATTTATTCAAAACGAAGTTATCCAACTCTTTCGAGACATATGATAAAGCATTCTGATAGGTGTCTAGAACACCTAATTTTacatctagtatttatgctttctttgctatgttttcttgtaaattatgtattattttgtttgcttttgagttttaaaggtgttttggagtcattagAGCAAAAAGAAGTGGAACTCGCTCAAATCCAAGATTTCTTCTAATCGTCTtgaagagaatgaaaatacgaagCACACGGAGAAAGAAAGAGACCATTCCTAGAGTGAAATCAATGATTAAGTTTATCCGTCCCCTGAAACTGACAGTACAAGAATTATGCAGAACGACCTCTATCCAAGATATGGGTGCCTAGAGTCATCCATTGGGTGTCTTAAACTGTTGGGGCGTTTTAATACAAATTAATTTTCTACAACAACCTAGAATTTAGAAGGGAATTCATTTCTCAATTATTTGTTCCCCAAACTCAGAGAAAACAACggctgttgttgttgatgattaaCGATTGATGGAAAAAGAAATTGAACCCGAGATGTGAATAGTTATTGCAGTTTCTGTGAAGATGGAATCGATGGATTGCAGGAAGGAATAGAGGGTTTGTGAAGAGATGtgatatgaaattagggtttgtgagaaGAACAAGGCAATAACTGGGTTGATGCTGAAATTGGAGTTTCTGTGAGAAGAACAATGAAAGGAAGGAGTCATATTTAGAGTTTGTGGGGTTTTGAACAAGAAATTCAGGGAAGAAGAAATGAATgaaatgaagttagggttttacaGGAAATATTGTTGCTGCCCTGGATTAAGGAGATGTAGCTTGTTGTCTACAATGGAAGAAATTGGTGTTGTTAATGGAGTTGTTGTCGAGCTTTAGGAAATGATGGTTTGAGGTAATTAGGGCTTCAGTTGAGAAGAACTTGAGATGTGAACTGATGATGGTGTTGGTTTGCTTGTGAACTACGCTTGCAGGTCATGGGATGGTGATTGGCCAGagattgaactgaaattgaagacTGAGGAGAAGGTGGTGTTGTTGCTTCCAGGGGTTTAGGATGGATTCAGGATTTGATATGCTGAGGAAGTGGTATTGATGCAGTGATGAATTGAATTGCAGGTGACGTTGCTATTTAGGCATGGTGACTGAGTTAGGTGCAGAGAAGCAACACTGAGCCTGAGTTTGAAAGGTTTACTGGAATTGGTTTGTGGAAGCCAGAAGCAAGTAGTAGAAGTGGGAGTCGTAGGTgattgaagatgttgttgctgtcAATGGGAAAAGATAATTCTCATGGGGCTAGAAGAATGACAGTTTGGATGGTTTGCAGTGTGGGTTTTGTTGTTTCTCAGGCTTCCTATGTCTGAGATGGTGTTGTTGCTCTGTGTTGGTCTTGCTCTCTGAGATATGGGAATTCTAGGTGGTGGTCAAATCTGGTGATGAACGAGATGATGTCTGAGTTCGAGAAGAAGTTGTTGCTGAGGAGAAAATCAGATCAAATTGAGTGATTCAAACGAGAAGAGATTTAAGGGGTTTCGATGGATTCATGAAATTGGGACAATGAAGAATTCAGAGGCAAACGGCAGGTGAATGAGACGGAAGTGGAAGAAAAAATGCTACTGCTGGTGGCAATGCAGTGGTGGAATGGCTTACTGAGATGATTACAAAGATGGGTTATTATGGAATGAATGGCAGGGAATGAATGAAATGGTGTATGGCACTGTTTGGATGAATGTTAGGACTTGCAGGTGGATTTGGTGGATTGTGTGCTGCCTGTAGGTACTGAAGTTGAGTTATAAAAAACAGTTGGAGGAGCAGAAAGCAGAATGGCAGCTGTGCTGGTGTTGTTGTGCAGTGGCTGTGAATTGAGATTGAATGGTTGCAATGACTGCAAGGATTGGAGGATGGCTCAAGTGGTAATGTGTTGCTGCGGTAAACATGAAGAGAAGTGTTGTGCAAGTGCTAGTATAGTCGTGCTGCTGGTGGAAAAGTGGCGGAGTTGCTTGTCAGTTCCACAAGACTGACAAGCTAAACAAGTAATGGGCTTATGCTGTTTGACGCCTGTTATAGCTATGAGTATGGGCTGGATTGAAGTTGTGGGCTGAGTTAAGAAAAGTATGTGGTCGATTTTAAACGTGACAAGTTGAAGCAATTAGCAAAAATACAAGTCTATAAAAAGGGTCTCACATAGATTATGAGGGGATCTCTTTTATCTCtttttctacttttgttctagggtttagaaacatgaaggcttttctttttcttcttgttatgaactccacctAGAggtttattattggttatggattagttggattcaCGTAACATgattctttgattcaatatattagttttgtctcatatttatcgttcatgattctctgaaaatatagttgcatgattgatgcattgcaacatgatttgagtattCGTTTTGTCAAGTTGTAACTTGGTAAAACTcatatccatatctatagctcGTTTGggattaatcatcgagcgataatccttgaacacaagtagcataaatatgattgtaggttatagtgatatatccttgtaatcatatgagaattgtgacctttgttcgaattgtttgcgaaatgtatttcaattgcatttattagcctaatttcatgaatcttaatgctccatgggaattgaacttgataagcgcaaggcgttaggttattcttttggtagaattcatacttgcatcgttttacatgtatgtgtgatgataagaggaaattgcgggatattctttcgacaaggtatcttagggcttttgataatgagagattaaatatcaattctaattattaatacaagaacatgttagtgaatgaaaacgaaatccttgaccaatactttcacatatttcTGAATTGCTTGCTTTattgctttgtttgcttttagttttatttagttataaaaatcagaaaattcccCCCTGTTAcctataggaaaccgaaacatattgaaaacctagtcctctctgtgggaacgatcctttctttcccttgcttcattatatattttgagtagtaagaaagtttaattatttttgacgcctacgacatcaatcaaattttggcgccgctgccggggagacagcggttgtcacttgtttttggtttcttatttattttttgttttttagtttttcttatttatttttgatcttaacatagttttgagaactcttgtttcaagTACCAATTTTTATGGACGACGCATATTGGAGCAATTAATACggctttcaacctcaacaacatgacaactatcACCTTATGGGgagtacaatcaaaaccaattctttggttatggtcaatactCCACGTACCCTtttagttattctcatacattccAACCTTCTTACGATAGgaatgtaagtgagcaaccacaaagaGGGGATGATACTTGTGATCCTATCAATATTTCTTCTAGTTTGGTAGATgtaatgcaacaatttatggtcatcatggagtcagtttgtagacaaccaagcatggaaccagtttcatcgaccgaatatgctcatagtatgtttggcccaatttctgatcgtagttatgatcattcacccattcaaagggaagataattggcctagcaatactgaagtaagtAATTCTACTTTTGCCTTGTCGAACGAGTTTTacaaacaaatggaacactatattcagaatttggatggatcactccaagagcttcaaagagGTGTTTCAGACGTAAGAAAGcgcattgatgaatacaaagaGGAAATGAACAATTGTGTtaaaaaggaccaacctttggagatatttgatgacattagtgtagttgactcaactcttgatctttataatgatcaagcacctattcaaaaggtacatgagtatgatgaaactagtgttttacagaactttgcaacaaggtttgtgtctaatgatgacgagtatgttgagaatgaaaccgttatgaccaatattgtggaagacccaattgaactttcaaatgattgtaatgatgatgttgatgtcgagactttagttaaggAATAAAcgaacgaagaatggttgcaaggtttgatagaggaccatgatataaaagagatgaataattcacttgagtttttcaaggatgaagaggattccatgatacaagagattgtgcaaggtttgtctaaccctttgcatattgattattctcctttacctcttattggtttgaatgtatgtgcttcgagagtattgttgaatgactttatttctcgatatcctccattagagatgtttgattctcaaactatgcaggttttggaacaagaaaccgtggaagttcctgatttctattttctttatacacttccaagtgtggacagaATAACTATGGGGGAAGCTTTTAtcggttattttttttttgcttaacaataaaattttattaaaccAAAGAATTATCCCAAATTACAATAAAAGAggtaaaaagaaccaaaaatatAATCCCATAAAAGCTTTTTAACAAAATATGAAATACACCTTGTCTGGGCTTTCCAGACAGCCCAAGAAAGATGGTTTACTACCATATATTCTTTTTTCTCCTTTAGCTAGAGTAGTGCCCCTGTTTTCCATGTTATCAGCTGAGAAGTTAACTTCTCTATAACTATGGCTGAAACTCCATGATACCACATCAGCACATATTTTTCCCCATCTTGTGACTGTAAACCAAGGAAATCTACCACTTTGAAAAGCTGTTTTAACTGCTTGAGAATCAGTGTTGAATACAAGCTCTAGAAAACCATTCTGCACTGCCAATTCCCCTGCAATAAGTATAGCAAAAACTTATGCATAGAAATTTGTTGAGATACCTATGCCACCTGAAATTGCAACCACAAATTCACCTGAATGGCTTCTTCCAACAACACCATAACCATATGCACCTGGATTACCTTTAGATGCACTATCACAACATAACAATATTTTTCCCTGGCTTGGTAAGTGGAAGTACACTTCTTTGGGTATCAAACTCTTCACTATTCTGGTCTTTAATCCCAACCTTTTGATTACTTGCAAATCATACAAATTATTCCACATAGTTGCTTTCAGTCTTATATCACAATCATATATTTTCTTCAGTATTCTATTCATAACTTCAGTGAGAttaactttcctttttccataggtgcattcatttctcaagaaccaaAGTTCCTTCATACTGACAAATGCACTTAACAGCCAAATTTCTTTGATAGCTGGACTCTTATTACTTGTCATCTTGAAAATATCCTCAAAAGATCTTGGATTCTTGAAGTTGAACATTCCACCAAGCCATCTCCAAATAGTCTCACTAAAATTACAATACCACAACATATGATCTCTATTCTCCTCCATTTTTCTGCATAAGATGCATCTTGAAGCTAAATGGAAATTTCTCTTCTTCAGATTTTCATCAGTTGAACAAATATTTCTACCTAGTTTCCATATATTACTAGAAATTCCAGGATGAATTGACTTGTGCCATACCTTCTTTGTCCAGTGAAGAGGAGGGAATTTATGTCTAATGACTTCCACTGCTGAAGCAACTGTAAACTCACCTGTGATAGTTCCAGTCCATATTCTCTTATCTCCATTTCCACTCACTACAGGTAAATCATTTAGAGTAATCATTTACATGAGTTCAGTTGGCAGAATCCATTCACCATCAAGTCTGAAATCTGAAACTTTCATATCTGGGAATTGCAGTATATAACCATTATCAGGATATAACTCTTGTAGAGGTTTCTCCAGCACCCAATTATCTTTCCAAGCAGATATATTCTTTCCATCACCAACAATCCACCTGGAATTTTCCTCTAATTCTCCAAGAATCCACTTTATGCCTGGCCAAATTGATGACTTCTTATAGTAAGAAATCCATTCACCTTTTTTATTTGTATACTTAGCCAGAAAAAATCTTGACCAATCTTCATTCTCATTTTGAATTCTCCATGGTAGCTTCATTAAAATAGCTTTATTGATAATTTCCAGTCTTCTCAACCCAAGACCACCTTCACTTATTGGATAACAAGTTTTATTCCATTCCAGAGTTATTAATTTTCTTTTTGCAGGGTCACCTGACCATAGGAAATTTCTAATTATTCTTTCACATTCCCTTATAACCTTCTTAGGCCACTTATAAACTGACATTGAGTAAATTGGGTAACTGCATAAAACAAGTTTAACCAAAATAAGTCTTTCTTGAAAATACAATATTTTACCCTTCCAACCAGCCAAGCTCTCACACACTCCAAAAATGTTGTGTTCTCACACTGCCTTCCACCAACATTACTCCCAAATACTTATCTGGGAAATCAGCCAAAGCAACATTGCATTCTTCAGAAATTTATACTCTTCTAGTGTGACTTGTAACACCCATGAAACACTTGCTTTTCTCCAAATTTATTTGTTTACCTGATGCCCTTTGGTACTTGTTAAGGAGATTCATTAGCTTCTTAACATTTTTCTTCTcaccattacaaaaaaaaaagatgtcaTATGCAAAGAAAATGTGAGAAGGTTGCACTCCCCCTTTATTCACCATAGTTTTCAAGTTGCCATCTTGAATCATTTTTGTAATATTTCTGCTAAGGATATCTTCAACTAGTACAAATAACATAGGTGACAATGGGTCACCTTGTCTTAAGCCTCTACCAACTTCAAAATAGCCTTCAGGTCCTCCATTAACTAATACTGATACTCTTGCAGATTGTAATAGAACTTGCAGCCATTGTAGTAGTTCATCTGAGAAACCAAAGCTGTGTAGAGATTGAAATAAAAATTTCCAACTAAGGGAGTCATATGCTTGAGTAATACCAAGTTTTAAACCAAAGTTTCCACCTCTCCTCTTAATGTCAATTTCATTTATCATCTCAGATGCCAGTGCTACTTGCTCTTGAATTGTTCTCTCTTTTATAAAAGCTCCTTGCTGAGGAGATACTACTTTGTTAATCACATTCTCTAACCTTGTAGCCCAAATTTTGGTAAAAACTTTAAAACTGAAGTTCATGAGACCATTTGGTCTGAATTGCTTAGCTGTTTTTGCATTCTTCACTTTTGGGAGTAATTTCAAGAAATT
This DNA window, taken from Papaver somniferum cultivar HN1 chromosome 3, ASM357369v1, whole genome shotgun sequence, encodes the following:
- the LOC113359503 gene encoding uncharacterized protein LOC113359503 translates to MITLNDLPVVSGNGDKRIWTGTITGEFTVASAVEVIRHKFPPLHWTKKVWHKSIHPGISSNIWKLGRNICSTDENLKKRNFHLASRCILCRKMEENRDHMLWYCNFSETIWRWLGGMFNFKNPRSFEDIFKMTSNKSPAIKEIWLLSAFVSMKELWFLRNECTYGKRKVNLTEVMNRILKKIYDCDIRLKATMWNNLYDLQVIKRLGLKTRIVKSLIPKEVYFHLPSQGKILLCCDSASKGNPGAYGYGVVGRSHSGEFVVAISGGIGELAVQNGFLELVFNTDSQAVKTAFQSGRFPWFTVTRWGKICADVVSWSFSHSYREVNFSADNMENRGTTLAKGEKRIYGSKPSFLGCLESPDKVYFIFC